A window of the Lolium perenne isolate Kyuss_39 chromosome 7, Kyuss_2.0, whole genome shotgun sequence genome harbors these coding sequences:
- the LOC127314603 gene encoding uncharacterized protein, whose amino-acid sequence MSQNGASRKERSGAGERDRLGKGRPTERLVDKAASPRDDQPNKRRWDDDDDERVARRRENSPPSNRWGRQGTRSSVIDNPHGLPPPPPLPDHMKPTRVGASSSPPPPRGRSTVLALPVPTEAKPKAEARSRSKASAPRAAATPSASSSSGVPLGNKEAEHSGDDMEETGGLPTPPMDDFVVLDDEADVGNLDAIFEELEANQQVASGGQADVTSAPSAPSSEVELQSGEAGVTLPPPALPVGDEHLADVMLSPSVQPDEAERRSFSSGAGLNEAPVDSNYDLKYLSPLARQIKTKLTTHVQSLVKESPTFPAVLLPLPCNILLPEGTLAERLLVRVVRDGLAEIQELLRAEPLDPDRVMEAIEAHTSMWIYKGAIPEPLKRLVSLLEKLVARMRGEAAPNTAGDPTATLAEEQARDLQQRLRTIIPLVKEDLKQLEPEAPDLHAEARLMKQIAREKDASQEV is encoded by the exons ATGTCTCAAAACGGCGCCTCAAGGAAGGAACGATCGGGCGCGGGCGAGAGGGATCGGCTAGGGAAGGGTCGACCCACTGAACGTCTAGTCGACAAGGCCGCCTCGCCTCGCGACGACCAACCGAACAAAAGGCGgtgggatgatgatgatgatgagcgcGTCGCGCGGCGTCGCGAAAATTCGCCGCCCTCCAACCGGTGGGGACGCCAAGGGACGCGCAGCTCGGTCATCGACAACCCTCACGGGCTGCCGCCTCCGCCGCCCTTGCCCGACCACATGAAGCCGACTCGTGTGGGGGCGTCTTCATCTCCGCCACCTCCGCGTGGCAGGTCTACTGTACTTGCTTTGCCCGTGCCAACGGAGGCCAAGCCGAAGGCTGAAGCAAGGTCAAGGTCGAAGGCGAGTGCCCCTCGAGCTGCTGCAACTCCGTCCGCCTCCAGTAGCAGCGGCGTTCCCCTCGGGAACAAGGAGGCCGAACACTCCGGGGACGACATGGAGGAAACAGGGGGTCTACCAACCCCTCCG ATGGACGATTTCGTCGTGTTGGACGACGAAGCCGATGTGGGCAATCTCGACGCCATATTTGAGGAACTAGAAGCCAACCAGCAGGTTGCTTCGGGCGGACAGGCGGACGTGACGTCTGCGCCTTCCGCTCCATCTTCCGAGGTTGAGCTCCAGAGCGGGGAGGCGGGCGTGACGTTACCGCCTCCAGCTCTGCCTGTCGGGGATGAGCACTTGGCGGACGTGATGCTCTCGCCTTCCGTTCAGCCTGACGAGGCTGAGCGTAGAAGTTTTTCTTCCGGCGCTG GTCTGAACGAAGCCCCGGTAGACTCAAACTATGACTTGAAGTACCTGTCTCCTCTAGCACGGCAGATCAAAACCAAGCTGACGACCCATGTCCAGTCCCTGGTAAAGGAAAGTCCGACGTTTCCTGCTGTGCTACTTCCCCTGCCGTGTAATATCCTCCTTCCTGAGGGCACTCTTGCTGAGCGTCTCCTCGTCCGTGTCGTGCGCGATGGCCTTGCTGAAATTCAAGAGCTGCTGCGTGCGGAGCCCCTTGATCCAGACCGCGTAATGGAGGCCATTGAAGCACACACCTCCATGTGGATTTACAAGGGCGCCATCCCGGAGCCATTGAAAAGACTAGTTTCCCTCCTGGAGAAACTGGTGGCGCGCATGAGAGGCGAGGCAGCGCCCAACACTGCTGGCGATCCGACTGCCACCCTTGCCGAGGAACAAGCCCGGGACCTGCAGCAGCGACTTCGGACTATTATCCCCTTGGTGAAAGAGGACCTGAAGCAGCTTGAACCGGAGGCACCGGACCTGCATGCCGAAGCCCGATTAATGAAACAAATCGCGCGTGAGAAAGATGCCAGCCAAGAGGTATGA